From a single Solanum dulcamara chromosome 4, daSolDulc1.2, whole genome shotgun sequence genomic region:
- the LOC129887736 gene encoding pentatricopeptide repeat-containing protein At4g39530: protein MRKLCRISCKFKNGGTRSLFRRFTVSSSSSSASPVHHLEEEEEEEEENYPIIRRNRRTQRHYLSKLLFSLSEPHYKEIHTQVILSGFESNPFLNNILIQSYSIWGCLDYARKVFDKMSKRDMISWSSVITMYTQNGFYEESLLLFCELRRSCNEGPNEFVLASVVSCCGRLGSLVKGEELHCFVVKAGFDQFVYVGTALIDFYSKGGDVGAARRIFDDLLVKSTATWTAIIAACVNVGKSEISLQLLRNMLEIDVVPDNYVVSSVLGACSSLEYLKGGKEIHGYVLRQGAEMDVTVSNVLIDFYMKCGKVKTARTVFDRMEVKNTVSWTTMISGYMQHSCDVEAISMFRDLNSLGWMLDRFACSSVLNSCGSLEALDLGRQVHAYIVKANVDSDKFVKNSLIDMYAKSDSFGDAKKVFDTMVNHDVISYNAIIEGCLSQNRLYEAFDLFAEMRNNLILPSLLTFVSLLGVSASLFSLELSKQLHGLTVKFGFSADMFVCSILIDVYSKCSSIEDARQVFVEMNEKDIVVWNSMYFGYIQQCENEEALKLFLELQQSLQKPNALTFVALISASSNLVSLLHGLQFHNQIVKVGLDFDPHVTNALVDMYSKCGSLEEARKMFNFTLQRDIACWNSMISTYAQHGEAKEALNMFEKMINNGLKPNNVTFVGVLSACSHVGLVKEGLRHFYSMSRYGIEPETEHYVCIVSLLGRAGKLIEAMEFIEKMPIPPAAIVWRSLLSACREAGHIDLGKYAASMAISIDPKDSGSYILLSNIYASKGMWNNVKKLREKMDSNCVVKEKGCSWIEINNEVHLFIARDQSHQQTDLIYLFLKLLIQHMKGIRYVPEDTTFSNE from the coding sequence ATGAGAAAACTGTGTCGGATTAGCTGCAAGTTCAAAAATGGTGGAACTCGATCTCTTTTCAGACGTTTCACAgtctcatcatcatcatcatcagcaTCTCCAGTTCATCatttagaagaagaagaagaagaagaagaagaaaactatCCTATTATTCGCCGTAACAGAAGAACCCAACGTCATTATTTAAGCAAATTATTATTCTCATTATCCGAACCCCATTACAAAGAAATCCACACCCAAGTGATTCTTTCTGGATTTGAAAGCAACCCTTTTCTTAACAACATCTTGATTCAATCCTATTCGATTTGGGGGTGTTTGGATTATGCACGTAAAGTGTTCGATAAAATGTCTAAAAGGGATATGATTTCTTGGTCTTCAGTTATTACTATGTATACCCAAAATGGGTTTTATGAGGAATCTTTGTTGCTTTTCTGTGAGTTGAGGAGAAGTTGTAATGAGGGGCCGAATGAGTTTGTTTTGGCTAGTGTCGTTAGTTGTTGTGGAAGGTTAGGTAGTCTTGTGAAAGGTGAGGAATTGCATTGTTTTGTTGTTAAAGCTGGTTTTGATCAGTTTGTGTATGTGGGTACGGCGTTAATCGATTTTTACTCGAAAGGTGGAGATGTAGGGGCAGCGAGGCGAATTTTTGATGATTTGTTGGTGAAGAGTACGGCTACGTGGACTGCGATTATTGCAGCGTGTGTGAATGTGGGGAAGAGTGAGATTTCCTTGCAGCTATTGAGGAATATGTTGGAGATTGATGTTGTTCCTGATAATTATGTGGTTTCGAGTGTCTTGGGTGCTTGTTCGTCACTTGAGTATCTTAAAGGAGGAAAGGAAATTCATGGTTATGTGCTTAGACAGGGAGCAGAGATGGATGTTACGGTGAGTAATGTTCTTATTGATTTCTATATGAAGTGTGGTAAGGTTAAGACTGCAAGGACAGTTTTCGATCGAATGGAAGTTAAAAACACTGTTTCTTGGACAACGATGATCTCCGGATATATGCAGCATTCGTGTGACGTTGAAGCTATAAGCATGTTTAGAGACTTGAACAGTTTGGGTTGGATGCTAGATAGATTTGCTTGCAGTAGTGTACTTAATTCTTGTGGGTCGCTTGAAGCTTTAGATCTCGGAAGACAAGTGCATGCTTATATCGTGAAAGCTAATGTTGATTCTGATAAATTTGTGAAGAATAGCTTGATTGATATGTACGCGAAAAGTGATTCATTTGGAGATGCAAAAAAGGTTTTTGACACTATGGTTAATCATGACGTGATCTCTTATAATGCTATTATTGAGGGCTGTTTATCGCAGAATAGGCTATATGAAGCTTTTGATCTATTTGCTGAAATGAGAAATAATCTTATTCTTCCGAGCCTTTTGACTTTTGTTAGCCTGCTTGGTGTGTCCGCTTCACTTTTCTCCTTGGAGTTAAGTAAGCAACTTCATGGTCTTACCGTAAAATTTGGTTTTTCTGCTGACATGTTTGTTTGTAGCATCCTAATAGATGTTTACTCGAAATGTTCATCTATTGAAGATGCAAGGCAAGTATTCGTTGAAATGAATGAGAAGGATATTGTTGTGTGGAACTCTATGTACTTTGGTTATATACAGCAGTGTGAAAATGAAGAGGCTTTAAAGCTCTTCCTAGAACTGCAGCAGTCTTTGCAAAAGCCAAACGCACTGACTTTTGTTGCCCTCATTTCTGCATCTAGTAACCTAGTAAGTCTCTTGCATGGTCTCCAGTTTCATAACCAGATTGTAAAAGTCGGCCTAGATTTTGATCCGCATGTTACAAATGCACTGGTCGATATGTACTCCAAGTGTGGAAGCTTGGAAGAAGCACGAAAGATGTTCAATTTCACTCTTCAGAGAGATATCGCATGTTGGAATTCTATGATATCCACTTATGCACAGCATGGTGAAGCAAAGGAAGCTCTTAATATGTTTGAGAAAATGATTAACAATGGACTAAAACCCAACAATGTCACCTTTGTTGGAGTGCTTTCAGCATGTAGCCATGTTGGTCTTGTCAAAGAAGGATTACGTCACTTTTATTCCATGTCAAGGTACGGTATTGAACCAGAAACGGAGCATTATGTTTGCATAGTTTCTCTCTTGGGTCGAGCTGGTAAACTGATCGAAGCAATGGAATTCATTGAAAAAATGCCAATTCCACCAGCTGCCATTGTGTGGAGGAGTTTGCTTAGCGCGTGCAGAGAAGCTGGTCATATAGACCTTGGTAAATATGCAGCATCAATGGCAATATCTATTGATCCAAAAGACAGTGGATCATATATCCTACTTTCAAATATTTATGCATCTAAAGGCATGTGGAACAATGTCAAAAAGTTAAGAGAGAAAATGGATAGCAATTGTGTAGTGAAAGAAAAAGGGTGTAGTTGGATAGAAATAAACAATGAGGTGCATTTGTTTATTGCAAGAGACCAAAGTCATCAGCAAACtgatttgatatatttatttttgaaacttCTGATTCAGCATATGAAAGGGATCAGATATGTTCCCGAGGATACTACCTTCTCAAATGAGTAA